The Halorhabdus sp. BNX81 genome includes a region encoding these proteins:
- a CDS encoding dimethylmenaquinone methyltransferase, giving the protein MGDDNPQQAMTDAEREEILELYDGLRVADVTDGLDYHGFHNQNRVSNDIGPLYRDVEDFSHQITGFAYTARYLPTNERRDLPHYEELDFQTSHHEWAGEWWTDKSPDPDTDAMREGDILVAEAHDMEVGIFGSFNLLTFLNEGVRGLVTDGGPRDTDEVIKEGIPVYSKEVNKTIPPGRAELAEEGVPVNISGCQIRPGDVVVADGDGVVTVPIEHARTVAETAHEVLENDQDNRREYYDKVGLEHDFTLE; this is encoded by the coding sequence ATGGGAGACGACAACCCCCAGCAGGCGATGACCGACGCCGAGCGCGAGGAGATCCTCGAACTGTACGACGGGCTTCGCGTCGCTGACGTCACCGACGGCCTGGACTATCACGGCTTTCACAATCAGAACCGCGTCTCGAACGACATCGGGCCGCTGTATCGCGACGTCGAGGACTTTTCCCACCAGATCACCGGGTTCGCGTACACGGCCCGGTATCTCCCGACCAACGAGCGCCGCGACCTGCCCCACTACGAGGAACTCGACTTCCAGACCTCTCATCACGAATGGGCTGGCGAGTGGTGGACCGACAAGTCCCCCGACCCCGACACCGACGCGATGCGCGAGGGCGATATCCTCGTCGCGGAGGCTCACGACATGGAAGTCGGCATCTTCGGGTCGTTCAACCTGTTGACGTTCCTCAACGAGGGCGTCCGTGGGCTGGTGACCGACGGCGGCCCCCGGGATACTGACGAGGTCATCAAGGAGGGTATCCCCGTCTACAGCAAGGAAGTCAACAAGACGATCCCGCCCGGGCGGGCCGAACTCGCCGAGGAAGGCGTCCCGGTCAACATCAGCGGGTGCCAGATCCGGCCCGGCGACGTCGTGGTCGCCGACGGCGACGGCGTCGTTACGGTGCCGATCGAACACGCCCGCACGGTCGCCGAGACCGCTCACGAGGTCCTCGAAAACGACCAGGACAACCGCCGGGAGTACTACGATAAGGTCGGCCTCGAACACGACTTCACGCTTGAGTGA
- a CDS encoding PPC domain-containing DNA-binding protein — MRTFEGDNGEVVVQLEPGDKALESIETAIDEHDIDTGYVASGIGSLTQLHIHYVSGYDSFPDFPDEDEEIDEYIKEEAAWEVGSLQGAIADGEPHLHITAFDAERDKMLAGHLEPDSIVHALMEIVIQPIEGLELTRRPEQMDIPMLQQQ, encoded by the coding sequence ATGCGCACCTTCGAAGGCGACAATGGCGAAGTGGTCGTACAGCTCGAACCGGGCGATAAGGCCCTGGAGTCGATCGAGACGGCCATCGACGAACACGACATCGACACCGGCTACGTCGCCTCCGGGATCGGGTCGCTGACGCAGTTGCACATCCACTACGTCTCGGGGTACGATTCGTTCCCGGACTTCCCCGACGAGGACGAGGAAATAGACGAGTACATCAAAGAAGAGGCGGCCTGGGAAGTCGGCTCGCTCCAGGGGGCGATCGCCGACGGCGAACCACATCTCCACATCACAGCGTTCGACGCCGAGCGCGACAAAATGCTGGCGGGCCACCTCGAACCCGACTCAATCGTCCACGCGCTGATGGAGATCGTCATCCAGCCGATCGAAGGGCTCGAGCTGACTCGCCGGCCGGAACAGATGGACATCCCGATGTTGCAGCAACAATAA
- a CDS encoding NAD-dependent epimerase/dehydratase family protein, producing MDQALVIGGTRFIGRHTVEEFLEHEYDIAIFNRGNHDNPFDANDRVEHVQGDRTDDAALEAAREAVDPDIVIDCVAYHPRDVRIATDVFADVKAYVSVSSGASYGNEEVPKREDETLLEPWPGADSDESAQTYGKRKAEGDRAVFAAAEDGVNAMAVRPTVVYGPHDYTERFDYWLHRIDTYDRVVVPGDGLSLWQLAYVEDVASALRIVAERGEAGEAYNVGDRDAPTLGEWVELIADAMDRPVHAVGASANELAAAVLAPEDFPLYRDQPHLLSTAKLHDLGWESTPHEEALGATVEEHRTSDRTGTDEGPDRERTEVLLDRM from the coding sequence ATGGATCAAGCACTCGTCATCGGCGGGACACGCTTCATCGGCCGACACACCGTCGAGGAATTCCTCGAACACGAGTATGACATCGCGATATTCAATCGGGGGAATCACGACAACCCCTTCGACGCAAACGACCGCGTCGAACACGTCCAGGGCGACCGGACGGACGATGCGGCGCTCGAAGCGGCACGCGAAGCGGTCGACCCAGACATCGTGATCGACTGCGTGGCGTATCACCCGCGGGACGTCCGGATTGCGACCGACGTGTTCGCCGACGTCAAAGCGTACGTCTCCGTCTCCAGCGGCGCGTCCTACGGTAACGAGGAGGTTCCCAAGCGAGAGGACGAGACGCTCTTAGAGCCCTGGCCGGGGGCGGACAGCGACGAGTCCGCCCAGACCTATGGCAAACGCAAAGCCGAGGGCGACAGGGCGGTCTTCGCCGCTGCTGAGGACGGTGTCAACGCAATGGCCGTCCGGCCGACGGTCGTCTACGGGCCACACGACTACACCGAGCGCTTCGATTACTGGCTCCACCGGATCGACACGTACGACCGGGTCGTCGTGCCGGGCGACGGCCTCAGCCTCTGGCAACTCGCCTACGTCGAGGATGTCGCGAGTGCGCTACGGATCGTCGCCGAGCGTGGCGAGGCCGGGGAGGCGTACAACGTTGGGGATCGGGACGCGCCCACGTTGGGCGAGTGGGTCGAACTGATCGCCGATGCGATGGATCGGCCAGTCCATGCGGTCGGGGCGAGCGCGAACGAACTCGCCGCGGCTGTCCTCGCGCCCGAGGACTTCCCACTGTATCGCGACCAGCCGCATCTCCTCTCGACAGCGAAACTCCACGATCTCGGGTGGGAGTCGACGCCACACGAGGAGGCCCTGGGAGCTACCGTCGAGGAACACCGCACGAGCGACCGCACTGGCACCGACGAGGGACCGGATCGCGAGCGTACGGAAGTTCTCCTCGATCGGATGTGA
- a CDS encoding MATE family efflux transporter, with translation MVDRDRLFELWGRAASLSWPVSVQHAFTTLMRTVDIVVAGLFAPAYVTAIGLADLYGQIPLRVGLSLGTGAIAMSSQDTGRGAKLTRNRGITQAVLIGFLIGLPMVAAGFLLSDAAIAILGAEREVVRLGSTYLALIFAAAPMRIVGLVGSRSLQGTGDTVTPMIVNGGASVLNALGTVVLALGVGPAPRLGIVGIGLATLLARIAEAGTVTAMIASRWTDLAFARPRSLTITGQLLRISAPNFAEGMSTSLANFPFNSLLLVFGTEVNAAFHIGRRIYQQVAGPVYRAINTVTSILVGQALGEGDAADARYTGFAMGALSVVTMGVMGAGLVLGAGPIAGVFTDDAPTLGYAIEFTRVFGISMVFFGIFFPFAGGLRGAGETRIPFYARAIGSIVFMLGLSTLLSIGLGWGVTGIYVGLVANYACWAVVAVAGFVWSDWAQKASGLMAERAGVAE, from the coding sequence ATGGTCGACCGCGACCGGTTGTTCGAACTCTGGGGCCGGGCCGCATCGCTGTCCTGGCCTGTTTCCGTCCAGCACGCCTTCACAACGCTGATGCGGACGGTCGACATCGTGGTCGCCGGGCTCTTTGCACCCGCCTACGTCACCGCTATTGGACTGGCCGACCTCTACGGTCAGATCCCACTGCGAGTCGGCCTTAGCCTGGGCACAGGCGCGATCGCCATGTCGAGCCAGGACACTGGCCGTGGGGCGAAGCTGACTCGTAACCGGGGGATCACCCAGGCTGTGCTCATCGGCTTCCTGATCGGACTCCCGATGGTCGCGGCCGGGTTCCTGTTGTCGGACGCCGCGATCGCGATTCTCGGTGCGGAACGCGAGGTCGTCCGGCTCGGCAGCACCTACCTCGCGTTGATCTTCGCCGCCGCACCGATGCGGATCGTCGGTCTCGTGGGCTCGCGGTCGTTGCAGGGGACGGGCGACACCGTGACGCCGATGATCGTCAACGGCGGCGCGAGTGTGTTAAACGCCCTTGGGACAGTCGTGCTCGCGCTCGGCGTCGGTCCGGCACCCAGACTCGGCATCGTCGGCATCGGCCTCGCAACGCTGCTCGCCCGGATCGCCGAAGCGGGAACCGTCACCGCAATGATCGCGAGTCGGTGGACCGATCTCGCGTTTGCCCGCCCGCGGTCGCTGACGATCACCGGCCAGTTATTACGGATCAGCGCGCCCAACTTCGCTGAGGGGATGAGCACGTCGCTGGCGAACTTCCCGTTCAACTCGCTGTTGCTGGTCTTCGGGACGGAGGTCAACGCCGCGTTCCACATCGGCCGGCGGATCTATCAGCAGGTCGCCGGGCCCGTCTATCGCGCGATCAATACCGTCACCAGTATCCTGGTCGGCCAGGCGCTGGGTGAGGGTGACGCTGCCGACGCGCGATACACCGGCTTTGCGATGGGGGCGCTCAGCGTCGTTACGATGGGGGTGATGGGCGCGGGACTCGTACTCGGGGCTGGACCGATTGCGGGGGTGTTCACGGACGACGCCCCAACCCTTGGCTACGCGATCGAATTTACCCGGGTGTTCGGCATTTCGATGGTATTCTTCGGGATCTTCTTCCCGTTTGCCGGCGGCCTCCGCGGGGCAGGCGAGACACGAATCCCGTTCTATGCGCGGGCGATCGGCTCGATCGTCTTCATGCTCGGCCTCTCGACGTTGCTGTCGATCGGTCTCGGCTGGGGTGTGACAGGAATCTACGTCGGGCTCGTCGCGAACTACGCCTGCTGGGCGGTCGTCGCCGTTGCCGGCTTTGTCTGGAGTGATTGGGCACAGAAAGCGTCCGGACTGATGGCAGAACGGGCCGGCGTGGCGGAGTGA
- a CDS encoding aldo/keto reductase, which produces MYYRRLGKTGLEVSPIALGTWRFGMEHEETGVVETDRQAAHELLDAYAEAGGNFIDTANGYGGGDSERWIGEWLAERDREDYVVASKCFWSKESRFQENLSRKNVRAEVEGSLDRLDTDYLDILYLHRFDDETPIEKTLRTVDDLLSEGKVHHVGLSTADAWKLTKGLWKADVNNYEAFTVTQPLFHAAYYEDVAEYLDVCADQDLAVVPYSPLAGGFLTGKYERVGDGTYELDAPEDTRAQLDEMFEDWYVSERGWHVLDAVRAVADEVGATPAQVALRWLIDQPDFTCVPIVGARTVEQLEENLGALDVTISNEQFQRIFAARYDEDGNLYKTNA; this is translated from the coding sequence ATGTACTATCGACGACTCGGCAAGACAGGACTGGAGGTGTCGCCGATCGCGCTCGGAACCTGGCGCTTCGGGATGGAACACGAGGAGACTGGTGTGGTCGAAACAGATCGGCAAGCAGCCCACGAGCTCTTAGACGCCTACGCCGAAGCTGGTGGCAACTTCATCGATACCGCCAACGGCTACGGCGGCGGTGACAGCGAGCGCTGGATCGGCGAGTGGCTCGCCGAACGGGACCGCGAGGACTACGTCGTCGCCTCGAAGTGTTTCTGGTCGAAGGAATCCCGGTTTCAGGAGAACCTTTCACGGAAGAACGTCCGCGCGGAAGTCGAAGGATCGCTCGACAGACTCGACACTGACTATCTCGATATTCTGTATCTCCACCGCTTCGACGACGAGACGCCGATTGAGAAAACCCTGCGGACAGTCGACGACCTCCTCAGCGAGGGGAAAGTCCACCACGTCGGCCTCTCGACGGCCGACGCCTGGAAACTCACCAAGGGGCTCTGGAAGGCCGACGTCAACAACTACGAGGCCTTCACCGTCACGCAACCGCTCTTTCACGCCGCCTACTACGAGGACGTCGCCGAATATCTCGATGTCTGTGCAGATCAGGACCTTGCGGTCGTCCCGTACTCGCCGCTGGCTGGCGGGTTCCTGACGGGGAAGTACGAGCGCGTCGGCGACGGCACCTACGAACTTGATGCCCCCGAGGACACCCGCGCGCAACTCGACGAAATGTTTGAGGACTGGTACGTTTCCGAGCGTGGCTGGCACGTCCTCGATGCGGTCCGAGCGGTCGCCGACGAGGTCGGTGCCACACCCGCGCAGGTCGCCCTGCGGTGGCTGATCGACCAGCCGGACTTCACGTGCGTCCCGATCGTCGGCGCGCGGACAGTCGAGCAGCTTGAGGAGAATCTCGGCGCGCTCGATGTGACAATCTCGAACGAACAGTTCCAGCGCATCTTCGCGGCCCGGTACGACGAGGACGGCAACCTCTATAAGACGAACGCGTGA
- the rtcA gene encoding RNA 3'-terminal phosphate cyclase, producing MLELDGGDGGGQLFRSALTLSALTTTDFEMENIRGSRPEPGLKPQHLTALQTVADITNASVEGAEVGESTITFEPAEPTGGHYEAAIGTAGSVTLLFDAVLPIASALDRPLSLTATGGTSVAWSPSMPWYRRVKLPLLRRSALQAAVDVERTGLYPAGGGQATLSLAPSTPSALHLRDRGQPERARIHSTATTDLADSDVAERQAKQACQRLAASDVDIEVTERATRYVSADSTGTVALVVLAYENGVIGADALGEPGKPAEDVADDAVDAALTAHETGAAVDGHLADQLIPWLATVGGEVRIPRVTDHVETHVDLFDAFGFDVRIGRTDDGTVLLGEP from the coding sequence ATGCTCGAACTCGACGGGGGCGACGGTGGGGGGCAACTCTTCCGGTCGGCGCTCACGCTGTCGGCACTGACGACCACGGATTTCGAGATGGAGAACATTCGTGGTTCCCGACCGGAACCCGGGCTCAAACCACAACACCTGACCGCCCTCCAGACCGTCGCCGACATCACTAACGCGAGCGTCGAAGGGGCCGAAGTGGGCGAGTCGACTATCACCTTCGAGCCGGCGGAGCCGACGGGTGGCCACTACGAGGCGGCCATCGGAACGGCGGGCAGCGTGACATTGCTTTTCGATGCCGTGCTTCCGATCGCGAGTGCGCTGGATCGACCGCTTTCCCTCACAGCAACCGGCGGCACCAGCGTCGCGTGGTCGCCGTCGATGCCCTGGTATCGCCGGGTCAAACTCCCTTTGCTCCGCCGGAGCGCCCTCCAGGCCGCGGTCGACGTCGAACGAACGGGGCTCTATCCGGCGGGTGGCGGCCAGGCGACGCTGTCGCTGGCTCCGTCGACGCCGTCAGCCCTCCACCTTCGCGACCGTGGCCAGCCCGAGCGCGCTCGCATCCACTCGACCGCAACGACGGATCTCGCAGATAGCGACGTCGCCGAACGCCAGGCGAAACAGGCATGCCAACGATTGGCAGCGTCCGACGTCGACATCGAGGTGACCGAACGGGCCACGCGCTACGTTTCCGCTGACTCGACGGGGACAGTCGCTCTCGTCGTCCTGGCATACGAGAACGGCGTGATCGGTGCTGACGCACTGGGTGAGCCTGGAAAACCGGCCGAGGACGTCGCCGACGACGCTGTCGACGCGGCGCTCACCGCTCACGAGACCGGCGCGGCGGTCGACGGGCACCTGGCCGACCAGCTGATCCCCTGGCTGGCCACCGTCGGCGGCGAGGTGCGGATCCCCCGGGTCACGGACCACGTCGAGACCCACGTCGATCTCTTCGATGCGTTCGGCTTCGATGTCCGGATCGGACGGACCGACGACGGGACGGTCCTTCTCGGCGAACCCTAG
- a CDS encoding NAD(P)-binding protein: MTRIGIIGAGAAAAAAAWAIDTHSDATITVVEKSGGLCGRAATRRRGAVTYDYGANYLTAADDRVVDLMTETLDTEGLVDIDQPVYTFDSASHVTEGRDTDEHKWSYEQGLTQIAKRLFGRTAATVHRNTKATAIHRRGDRWEIVAGAERFGPFDSLLVNPPAPQTAALLADSTWDDPLRAELTTALETVDFRTVWTAIVGYPFEIERPYYALVNTDKSHAIGWIAREECKPGHVPAGESVLLIQASHDWSVTHYDDPPAENVTRLAEMASTILDDERLATPAWSDWQGWRYAQPETDAPTALLRAAEGHDLYCLGDWTVGTPRLHGALRSGLEIADRVRQSR; this comes from the coding sequence GTGACACGGATCGGCATCATCGGCGCTGGTGCGGCTGCGGCCGCGGCGGCCTGGGCCATCGATACCCATAGCGATGCGACGATCACCGTCGTCGAGAAGTCGGGCGGGCTCTGTGGGCGTGCGGCGACGCGCCGCCGCGGCGCGGTGACCTACGACTACGGCGCGAACTACCTCACGGCGGCGGATGATCGCGTCGTCGATCTCATGACCGAGACCCTCGACACCGAGGGACTGGTCGATATCGACCAGCCAGTGTACACCTTCGACAGCGCAAGCCACGTCACGGAGGGCCGAGACACCGACGAGCACAAGTGGAGCTACGAGCAGGGGTTGACACAGATCGCCAAGCGACTGTTCGGGCGGACCGCAGCGACCGTCCACCGCAACACCAAAGCGACAGCCATCCATCGCAGGGGCGACCGCTGGGAAATCGTCGCTGGCGCGGAGCGGTTCGGCCCCTTCGACAGCCTGCTGGTCAATCCGCCAGCGCCCCAGACCGCCGCGCTGCTCGCCGACAGCACCTGGGACGATCCGCTCCGGGCGGAGTTGACCACCGCGTTGGAGACCGTGGACTTTCGGACAGTCTGGACGGCGATCGTGGGGTATCCGTTCGAGATCGAGCGGCCCTACTACGCGCTGGTGAACACCGACAAATCCCACGCCATCGGCTGGATCGCGCGCGAAGAGTGCAAGCCAGGTCACGTCCCCGCTGGCGAGTCGGTGCTGCTCATCCAGGCCAGCCACGACTGGTCGGTCACACACTACGACGACCCGCCGGCCGAGAACGTCACTCGCCTCGCAGAGATGGCCAGCACGATCCTCGATGACGAGCGACTGGCGACGCCGGCGTGGTCGGACTGGCAGGGCTGGCGGTACGCGCAGCCGGAGACTGACGCGCCGACGGCTCTGCTCCGGGCCGCCGAGGGGCACGATCTGTACTGTCTGGGTGACTGGACGGTCGGGACGCCACGGCTCCACGGGGCGCTTCGGAGTGGGCTCGAGATCGCCGATCGCGTTCGACAGTCGCGCTGA
- a CDS encoding DUF1328 family protein has protein sequence MLFLLIAVVAAAVGARGVAGVSMDIAKWLVIIFVVLAIITLVL, from the coding sequence ATCCTGTTTCTGCTCATCGCCGTCGTCGCGGCAGCCGTCGGCGCCAGGGGGGTCGCCGGAGTCAGCATGGACATCGCCAAGTGGCTGGTCATCATCTTCGTCGTCCTGGCGATCATCACGCTCGTCCTGTAG